Proteins encoded by one window of Gordonia jinghuaiqii:
- the idi gene encoding isopentenyl-diphosphate Delta-isomerase, which translates to MTNDSVVLADADGRPCGTADREGVHGTDTPLHFAFSCHLVDDGHLLMTRRALTKRSWPGVWTNSFCGHPRPGESVVDAVHRYARRELGIDVDDVRIVLPDFRYRAVDASGIVENEICPVFVARPLREVAPDPAEVAEHAWARVADVWSLVERTPWAVSPWFVEQVRQLPGPDPYRHAEPTHPMTARASNS; encoded by the coding sequence ATGACGAACGACTCGGTGGTTCTCGCCGACGCCGACGGCCGCCCCTGCGGCACCGCCGATCGTGAAGGCGTGCACGGCACCGACACCCCGCTGCACTTCGCGTTCTCGTGCCACCTCGTCGACGATGGTCATCTCCTCATGACGCGCCGGGCACTGACCAAACGCAGCTGGCCCGGGGTCTGGACCAACTCGTTCTGCGGTCACCCCCGTCCCGGCGAATCCGTCGTCGACGCCGTCCACCGCTACGCGCGCCGCGAGCTCGGCATCGACGTCGACGATGTGCGAATCGTGCTGCCGGACTTCCGATACCGGGCCGTAGACGCGAGCGGCATCGTCGAGAACGAGATCTGCCCGGTCTTCGTCGCGCGGCCACTGCGCGAGGTGGCACCCGACCCGGCCGAGGTCGCCGAACACGCGTGGGCCCGGGTCGCCGACGTGTGGTCGCTCGTCGAGCGAACCCCGTGGGCGGTCAGCCCGTGGTTCGTCGAACAGGTTCGTCAGTTGCCGGGACCCGACCCCTACCGGCATGCGGAGCCGACCCATCCGATGACGGCCCGGGCGTCGAATTCATGA